Sequence from the Candidatus Amarolinea dominans genome:
TTCTCCTCATCGAGGCGCGCCCGGTGGGCGTACCCCCGCTGCCGCCCGGTCAGGAGGCCGCTTCGCTGCAAAACGCCCTGGCCCCGCTGCTGCAGGCCGGCCAGGTGGTGATCGAGCACCTGACGCCGCCCACGTTCGAACACCTGGCCGGCCGCCTGGCCGATACAGACGATGTGCAGATCGTTCACTTCGACGGGCACGGCGGCTTTGGCGCGTTGCCTGCCTTCGCGGCCGCGGGCGCAAGCGGCGACGGCAGTTTTCTCGTCTTCGAGAACGACTACTGTGAACCAGACCCGGTGGATGCGGCGCGCCTGGCCGCGGCGCTCAGCGGCCGCCAGGTGCGTCTGCTCTACGCCAGCGCCTGCCAGACCGCCCAGGCCGGCGCGGAGAGTCTCTTCACCGGCCTGGGGCCGGGACTGCTCCTGGCCGGCATCCCGGCCGTCGTCGCCATGCAGTTCAGCGTCAGTGTGGCGGCCGCACTGGCCTTCATGCAGCGCTTCTACCGCTCATTGGCCCAGGGCAAACCGCTGGCGACCTGCCTGGCCGATGGCCGCCGTCTGCTCTTCGCCCCACAACACGGCCTGGCCTGGGCCACGCCGGTGCTCTATCTGCGCGACAAGGACGGCGACGGCCAGTTGTTCCGGATCAACTGAAAGGCAACGGATGCTCATCGTACTGATCGTTCTGGCTGCCTGGGGCGGCTTGGGATTCTGGTTGCAGCGTCGGCGGCCTGCCTGGCGCGGCCCCTGGTGGGGGATCAGCCTCCTGGCCCTGGCCACGGCCGCCTTCTTCTGGCAGCAGCTCAGCGGCGTGGCCTACACCCCAGCCGACGGCGGCGACCTGGCCTCGTTCCTCTACCCCATCTACGCCTTCGCGCAGCGCAGTCTGCACGCCGGACATCTCCCGCTCTGGAACCCGCACCTCTATCTGGGCGCGCCGCATGTGGCCGATGTGCAGGCCGGCTGGCTCTATCCGCCCACCCTGCTCACCCTGCTCCTCACCCCCGCCCTCACCTACCGCCACCTGGAGCTGCTCAGCATCGCCCACTTCTTCTGGGCAGGCGCCGGCATGTTTTTTCTCCTGCGCTCCCTGCTGACTTCACCTGACGCCACATCCGAGCAGGCCCCCGCGGGCCTGACCTGGTGGGCCGCCCTGGCCGGCAGCCTCGCCTTCATGTTCTCCGACCCCCTCCTGACCCACTTCGGCAACTACAACCTGCTCGCCACCGCCAGTTGGCTCCCCTGGGTGCTGTGGGCCTTCCGCGCCCAGTCCACGCAGGTGGACTTCGCCCCCGTTGCCGCGACTTCCAGTCGCCCGGCCAGCCGCCCGGCCAGCCGCCCGGCCCAGCCGCCCGCTGCTGACCGGTCTCTGCCTGGGCCTCGCCGCCCTGGCCGGACACCCGCAAACGATTTTGATCATCGTGCTGGCCCTGGTCGCGCTGGCCCTGCTGGAGATCTATTTCACGCCGGCGCCGCGGCCGCCCCGGCGCTGGCGTTGACGGGGCGGCTG
This genomic interval carries:
- a CDS encoding CHAT domain-containing protein, whose translation is MPLAALPWELLHDDDAFLLPPAQVTLTRHIAFGRPTPVLRVKPPLRILLIEARPVGVPPLPPGQEAASLQNALAPLLQAGQVVIEHLTPPTFEHLAGRLADTDDVQIVHFDGHGGFGALPAFAAAGASGDGSFLVFENDYCEPDPVDAARLAAALSGRQVRLLYASACQTAQAGAESLFTGLGPGLLLAGIPAVVAMQFSVSVAAALAFMQRFYRSLAQGKPLATCLADGRRLLFAPQHGLAWATPVLYLRDKDGDGQLFRIN